GACTATCCAGTAAAATGATGTACCAGTCTTCGCCAAGCAGCACCTGCTTTGAAGGAAGTATCTGTGCCGCAGCCATAGCGTCAACCATCGCCGGCTGAAAATCATGATTCCCCGGCAACCACACGCATGGCGCAGGTAAAGTCGCAATACCTGTGGTAAAACGTTCATATGCGGCAAAGGAGCGATCCTGAGCCAAATCACCCGTTGCGACGATTAAATCGTAATCGTGCCCCCTTTCGGCGATGGCACGTAATACCGCCTGATAACTTTTCAGGGTATTCACCCCCAAAAGTGTTTCATCAGCACCAGCAAATAAGTGAGTATCAGTAATCTGCAAAACTCTCACTTTAGACCCACGCGCTAAAGGGAGTTGAAAAAGGCTTTCCAAGAGATTTCCTTCAAAAGGCTTAAGTTAGTAAGCTCCTGCTTTCTAAGTGTTTAACAAATTGGAACAGACATTGTTCCTTTCACCAGACAAAAGCGCAACCAGTCCGCCAAAAATTGGTTAATTTGGTGTTTTTCGTCACGCTGGTGTAATTTTTTATTAGGATAATCATAACTTGCTTTAAATCTAAAGATCTGTTGACTAGAACACACTTCTGCAACTAACGCGTCATGGTAAAGCCGCACATTTAAGCAGGGCATGCTCCAATAACTCACTTTAGGAAAAACTTGCTTAATAGAGACATAAGAGGTGTAACGGGTAGATTCAAGCGTTTCAATGCGATACACCGCTCCGGCAACTTGCAGTTCCACCTGACTTCCTGGCCTATCATCACGGGGAATCAGGCGTCGCAATTGAGCATAATTGACTTCCGTTAAGCGCATCATGGCAGGAAAATCTGGTACATATTTCTTTTTCATTTCACCCTGCCCATTGCTGTTTTTTATACGAAACCAATCCTAACACTCGATTTTAACATCATTTTTATCAGTACAATTATTCTATACTTCCGTCTCATATCAGGCGGCCTATTATTATTCGAGAACCACCCAGAAATAAAGAATCAATTAGTCAGGAAAAGTAAAGGGGAAGAGTTAACGTTTATCGCGTTCTGCCAAATATGCCTGGGAGTTATCAGGCATAATATAATAATGACATTGACGAAAAATACCGCGGTGTTACGTCCTTATAGCCACCATAATATTATGGTTAAATATGTTCGTAATTAACCTCACAATAAAAACCTTTCATATCGCTGCCGCCAGAAATCAGCCTGTAACTGATAATTTGGTCATTTGCTTTTCTGGAATAAAACGTAAAATTAGTGTGTTGCATCAGAGAAACAAACGACATGAAATGCATCTTAATAGTATGAATGTCAGGTTGTCTTAACATCACCTCAATGTAGTATTTGTTATCAATTACCTCATAGCTAAATTCAACGACCTTCTCATCCAGATGGAAAAAATCGTGAATTTCAGAATCAATCCACGGATCGGTAATTAGCTCAATGCTGTTAATAATATTATCAACAATCTTATTGGCCACAGAACACCCCCTCTCATAATTATTCCTTTTATATTAGCAGTATCCGAATAATTTAACAGGAAACCGCAGAATAAAATCTCTGCGGCATAAAATCACTGATTGCCCGATTGTTAATTCTGCCATTCGGTACGTAAAGCTTGATAATTTAGTTGTAACCACTGCAATGCAATAATTGCCGCCGCATTATCAATAATACCCTCGGT
Above is a window of Limnobaculum parvum DNA encoding:
- a CDS encoding DUF1249 family protein, whose amino-acid sequence is MKKKYVPDFPAMMRLTEVNYAQLRRLIPRDDRPGSQVELQVAGAVYRIETLESTRYTSYVSIKQVFPKVSYWSMPCLNVRLYHDALVAEVCSSQQIFRFKASYDYPNKKLHQRDEKHQINQFLADWLRFCLVKGTMSVPIC